Proteins from one bacterium genomic window:
- the rplO gene encoding 50S ribosomal protein L15 produces the protein MVGLGDLRPAHGARRRRRRVGRGHSSGHGNTAGRGHKGQKARTGGQRRPGFEGGQLPLIKRVPYKRGVRGAGSNHVGGGPRERMDVVNVGRLASFAAGTEVTPDALRAARLIQGGQVKILGGGGDALAHALVVKAHAFSKSAKERIEAAGGRVEVIGA, from the coding sequence ATGGTCGGGCTGGGTGATCTCCGGCCGGCCCACGGAGCCCGCCGCCGGCGCCGTCGCGTCGGCCGGGGGCACTCGTCGGGCCACGGCAATACCGCGGGCCGCGGGCACAAGGGCCAGAAGGCCCGCACCGGCGGGCAGCGCCGTCCGGGATTCGAGGGCGGCCAGCTGCCGCTCATCAAGCGTGTTCCCTACAAGCGCGGCGTCCGCGGCGCCGGCAGCAATCACGTCGGCGGGGGGCCGCGCGAGCGCATGGACGTCGTCAACGTCGGCCGGCTGGCGTCGTTCGCCGCCGGGACCGAGGTAACGCCCGACGCCCTGCGGGCGGCGCGGCTGATCCAAGGGGGCCAGGTGAAGATCCTGGGCGGCGGCGGCGACGCGCTCGCCCACGCCCTCGTCGTGAAGGCGCACGCGTTCAGCAAGAGCGCCAAAGAGCGGATCGAGGCAGCCGGCGGCCGCGTCGAGGTGATCGGGGCGTGA
- the secY gene encoding preprotein translocase subunit SecY gives MIPGLANIIRIPDLRRKFLFTVGMLALFRLGSHIPVPGVDVLRLQTLFQQGQAGNVFGFIDLFVGGAFSRFALFALGVFPYITASIIFSLLEVVFPTLKEIHREEGEAGRRKIGQWTLYLAVLLAVVQGTGQMLLIRNLGAINDPRPLMLGEIVMTLVAGTMLLTWMGSIMTEYGIGNGVSLIIFAGITARLPNQLSQTIGLVNVGEASVFRAIADIAVILISIVAVVLVTQAARKIPIQYAKRIVGRRMVGGQTTYLPVRIASAGVIPIIFAISVMQFPSTIAQFSRLPWLQRLGNYLSLNSSTGALLYFVLIIAFTYFYTAVSFDPEDVSDNIKKYGGFIPGIRPGRPTTDYLIRILEKLTFVGALFLGLIAVGPIFLARFTGQLTLYLTGTSLLIVVGVALETMKQIEAYVLMRHYEGFMK, from the coding sequence GTGATTCCCGGGCTCGCGAACATCATCCGTATCCCGGATCTCCGCCGGAAGTTCCTCTTCACGGTGGGGATGCTGGCGCTGTTCCGGCTCGGGTCGCACATCCCCGTGCCGGGCGTGGACGTTCTGCGCCTGCAGACCTTGTTCCAGCAGGGCCAGGCCGGCAACGTCTTCGGGTTCATCGATCTGTTCGTCGGCGGCGCGTTCTCGCGGTTCGCCCTATTCGCGCTCGGCGTGTTTCCGTACATCACGGCGTCGATCATCTTCAGCCTGCTCGAGGTGGTGTTCCCGACGCTCAAGGAGATCCACCGCGAGGAGGGCGAGGCCGGCCGGCGCAAGATCGGCCAGTGGACGCTCTACCTCGCGGTGCTGCTGGCGGTCGTGCAGGGCACCGGTCAGATGCTGCTGATCCGGAACCTCGGGGCCATCAACGATCCGCGGCCGCTCATGCTCGGCGAGATCGTCATGACGCTGGTCGCCGGGACGATGCTGCTGACCTGGATGGGCTCGATCATGACCGAGTACGGCATCGGCAACGGCGTGTCGCTCATCATTTTCGCCGGCATCACCGCGCGGCTGCCCAACCAGCTCTCCCAGACGATCGGCCTGGTCAACGTCGGCGAGGCCTCGGTGTTCCGCGCGATCGCCGACATCGCCGTCATCCTGATCAGCATCGTCGCGGTGGTCCTGGTGACGCAGGCGGCCCGCAAGATTCCGATCCAGTACGCGAAGCGGATCGTGGGGCGCCGGATGGTCGGCGGCCAGACCACCTACCTGCCGGTCCGCATCGCGTCGGCCGGCGTCATCCCGATCATCTTCGCGATCTCCGTGATGCAGTTTCCCTCGACGATCGCGCAGTTCTCGCGCCTCCCGTGGCTGCAGCGGCTGGGCAACTACTTGTCGCTCAACAGCTCGACCGGGGCCCTGCTCTACTTCGTGCTGATCATCGCGTTCACGTACTTTTACACCGCGGTGAGCTTCGATCCCGAGGACGTGTCGGACAACATCAAAAAGTACGGCGGCTTCATCCCGGGCATCCGGCCGGGCCGGCCGACCACGGACTATCTGATCCGAATCCTCGAGAAGCTGACCTTCGTCGGGGCGCTGTTCCTGGGGCTGATCGCGGTCGGCCCGATCTTCCTGGCCCGGTTCACGGGGCAGCTGACGCTGTACCTGACCGGCACCTCGCTGCTGATCGTCGTCGGCGTGGCGCTCGAGACGATGAAGCAGATCGAAGCGTACGTGCTGATGCGCCACTACGAAGGGTTCATGAAATAG
- the rpmD gene encoding 50S ribosomal protein L30 — MAERVTVATPSLGTAETARVRVTLRRSLIGCPRDQRRTAYALGLRRIGASRVHAQTASFSGAVRKIQHLVTVEEVEHGRAG; from the coding sequence GTGGCAGAGCGTGTGACCGTCGCCACGCCCTCCCTGGGCACCGCGGAAACGGCCCGGGTCCGCGTGACGCTGCGCCGCAGTCTCATCGGCTGCCCGCGGGATCAGCGGCGGACGGCCTATGCGCTCGGACTGCGCCGCATCGGCGCGAGCCGCGTGCACGCGCAGACCGCGTCGTTCTCCGGCGCGGTCCGCAAGATTCAGCATCTGGTCACGGTGGAAGAGGTGGAGCATGGTCGGGCTGGGTGA